A genomic segment from Cyanobium sp. NIES-981 encodes:
- a CDS encoding type II secretion system protein GspD, which yields MRRLPDSVELLIEGTGISPQLQQSSDGAGWQGQLSTAAPSALKLGPQRLSLPEVGLQSISFDGGGNSFSIGVTPMPGVTLSRPVVSADGQNLIIAFPSPVPQASLQVNRVNLARPGAVPLPSYAPPLQPRAVAPPLGDMAVGTMTLRNPGYVNVSGPSVTMTLKNAPARDALMALAQLGGYGFAYVDEPLAAAGQNPAGVNPGARPLSISFRGESYARALNTTLLAAGLQGKLEGNMIFAGPNALSKSFGAQVSKVYRLNQVGPNAAADYLANLGASVTKTNTITTSVTQGVSQGEAIASAPNSQTTQASSVTTVEAYGASTGPLIGLRATTDTRLGTITMVGDPAIVGIAEQYLRQLDLRQRQVALNVKLLDVSLENDAAIDNSFAFRFGNNFIVNNSGQLLGAFGNRLPPDETSFRRDIPEDLELTIEDGRVTVTNLPPGVDISGDRSLVSFGRNTNLSRNQIRRIERQTGSTIQEVTDPVTGQSSFVAIPNGSNSDAIERTITRILGRNAGVARVTATGINRATRGNPGSGYDDNTFFDFVRAQITSGSTKLLASPTLILQENAAELRGSGVTLGGTDRPGGLDEYSPDSPIGRRRANEGVVRVGTNVVTNYQVTTPEGGGNIVCDPEVSTAGLVLGARVEKIDDNGFVTFSLSPSVSAITGQEQAPEGCGSNLNILSVRRLDTGAVRVRDGQTLILTGVISDFDRSVVSKWPILGDIPLIGQFFRNTSNQKEKRELVIMVTPRIINDEQGGAYGYGYQPGTRQVRDFLGTSSF from the coding sequence GTGCGCCGCCTTCCCGATTCGGTGGAGCTGCTGATCGAGGGCACCGGCATCTCCCCGCAGCTGCAGCAGTCGAGCGATGGGGCCGGCTGGCAGGGGCAGCTGTCCACGGCCGCCCCCTCGGCCCTGAAGCTCGGCCCGCAGCGCCTGTCCCTGCCGGAGGTGGGCCTGCAGAGCATCAGCTTCGACGGTGGCGGCAACAGCTTCTCGATCGGGGTCACCCCCATGCCCGGGGTGACGCTCAGCCGCCCCGTGGTGAGTGCCGACGGCCAGAACCTGATCATCGCCTTCCCCTCACCGGTTCCCCAGGCCTCGCTGCAGGTGAACCGGGTGAATCTGGCCCGGCCGGGTGCCGTGCCGCTGCCCAGCTATGCGCCGCCGCTGCAGCCCCGGGCGGTGGCCCCGCCGCTGGGGGACATGGCGGTGGGCACGATGACCCTGCGGAACCCCGGCTACGTGAACGTGTCCGGGCCCTCGGTGACGATGACGCTCAAGAATGCGCCGGCCCGCGATGCCCTGATGGCCCTGGCCCAGCTGGGGGGCTACGGCTTCGCCTATGTGGACGAACCGCTGGCCGCTGCCGGCCAGAACCCGGCTGGCGTGAATCCCGGTGCCCGCCCGCTCTCGATCTCCTTCCGGGGTGAGTCCTATGCCCGTGCCCTCAACACCACCCTGCTGGCGGCGGGCCTGCAGGGGAAGCTGGAGGGCAACATGATCTTCGCCGGTCCGAACGCCCTCTCCAAGAGCTTCGGTGCCCAGGTGTCGAAGGTGTACCGCCTCAACCAGGTGGGGCCGAATGCGGCGGCGGATTATCTGGCCAACCTCGGGGCCTCCGTCACCAAGACGAACACCATCACCACCTCGGTGACCCAGGGGGTGTCCCAGGGGGAGGCCATTGCCTCCGCCCCCAATTCCCAGACCACCCAGGCCAGCAGTGTCACCACCGTGGAGGCCTATGGGGCCTCCACCGGACCCTTGATCGGCCTGCGCGCCACAACCGACACCCGCCTGGGCACCATCACGATGGTGGGTGACCCGGCGATCGTGGGCATTGCCGAACAGTATCTGCGGCAACTGGATCTGCGCCAGCGCCAGGTGGCCCTCAATGTGAAGCTGCTGGATGTGAGCCTGGAGAACGATGCCGCGATCGACAACTCCTTCGCCTTCCGCTTCGGCAACAACTTCATTGTCAACAACAGCGGTCAGCTGCTGGGAGCCTTCGGGAATCGCCTGCCGCCCGATGAAACCTCCTTCCGTCGCGATATTCCCGAGGATCTGGAACTCACCATTGAAGATGGCAGGGTGACCGTGACCAACCTGCCGCCCGGTGTGGACATCAGTGGTGACCGCAGCCTGGTTTCCTTCGGCAGGAATACCAACCTCTCGCGCAACCAGATCCGCCGCATCGAGCGGCAGACCGGTTCCACCATCCAGGAAGTCACCGATCCGGTCACGGGCCAGAGCAGTTTCGTGGCCATTCCCAACGGCTCCAACTCCGATGCGATCGAGCGCACCATCACCCGCATCCTCGGTCGCAATGCGGGCGTGGCCAGGGTGACGGCCACCGGAATCAACCGCGCCACCCGAGGCAACCCCGGCAGCGGCTACGACGACAACACCTTCTTTGACTTTGTACGGGCCCAGATCACCTCAGGTTCCACCAAGCTGCTGGCCAGCCCCACGTTGATCCTGCAGGAAAATGCGGCCGAGTTGCGCGGCTCCGGGGTGACGCTCGGCGGCACCGACCGACCGGGTGGACTGGATGAGTACAGCCCCGATTCGCCGATCGGCCGCCGCCGCGCCAACGAAGGCGTCGTGCGGGTGGGCACCAATGTGGTCACCAACTACCAGGTCACCACCCCGGAGGGCGGGGGCAACATCGTGTGCGATCCGGAAGTGTCGACGGCCGGCCTGGTGCTGGGCGCCCGGGTGGAGAAGATCGACGACAACGGCTTCGTCACCTTCTCCCTCTCCCCCAGCGTGTCGGCCATCACCGGACAGGAGCAGGCACCGGAGGGATGCGGCTCCAACCTCAATATCCTGAGCGTGCGCCGACTGGATACCGGTGCTGTGCGGGTGCGTGACGGCCAGACTCTCATCCTCACCGGCGTGATTTCAGATTTCGACCGTTCGGTGGTGAGCAAGTGGCCGATCCTCGGCGACATCCCGCTGATCGGTCAGTTCTTCCGCAACACGTCCAACCAGAAGGAGAAGCGAGAACTGGTGATCATGGTGACCCCGCGCATCATCAACGATGAGCAGGGAGGTGCCTATGGTTACGGTTACCAGCCAGGCACCCGCCAGGTGCGCGATTTTCTGGGCACCAGCAGCTTCTAG